In Pogoniulus pusillus isolate bPogPus1 chromosome 41, bPogPus1.pri, whole genome shotgun sequence, a genomic segment contains:
- the LOC135192097 gene encoding bone morphogenetic protein 2-like: MLGTILLLLALAKPTCPSPAGAGNRRAEALKRLLEVFGMEDPPPPPAHFKQPPQYMVDLFNTVANADGVTKNPDILEGNTVRSFLDKTHSEKMRFLFILSSVAKNEKILTAELHLFRLWPRVTDRPQRHHFCQVTIYQVLQGQVDAPGAKKLLAARLVPLQGSGWEVFAITEAVRDWTEDEHSNQGLLVTVQGVDGSPLDPPPLQFASSMDHHDSKKPMLVLFTDDGRRGASLPMADFPDVQPQAPVVPAEMPVPRLSGLRSTRSLDRLQPCQKHPLSVDFEEIGWSGWIISPRGYNAYHCKGSCPFPLGENMRPTNHATVQSIINALKLSEGVSSPCCVPDKLYSINLLYFDDDENVVLKQYDDMVAGSCGCH, translated from the exons ATGCTGGGgaccattctgctgctgctggccctggccaAGCCGACCTGCCCGAGCCCGGCTGGTGCGGGGAACCGCCGCGCTGAGGCACTGAAGAGGCTGCTGGAAGTCTTTGGCATGGAGGACCCTCCACCCCCTCCGGCACACTTCAAGCAGCCCCCCCAGTACATGGTGGATCTATTCAACACTGTTGCCAACGCAGACGGCGTCACCAAGAACCCTGACATCCTGGAGGGCAACACAGTCCGCAGCTTCTTGGATAAAA ctcacAGTGAGAAGATGAGGttcctcttcatcctctccAGCGTGGCCAAGAACGAGAAGATCCTGACGGCAGAGCTGCATCTCTTCCGCCTCTGGCCAAGGGTCACCGACAGGCCCCAAAGGCATCACTTCTGCCAg GTCACCATCTACCAGGTGCTGCAGGGCCAGGTGGATGCGCCAGGAGCgaagaagctgctggcagccagacTCGTCCCGCTGCAGGGCTCGGGCTGGGAGGTCTTTGCCATCACAGAGGCT GTGCGAGACTGGACCGAAGATGAACACAGCAACCAGGGTTTGCTGGTGACAGTCCAGGGCGTGGACGGGAGCCCACTTGACCCCCCACCACTGCAGTTTGCATCCAGCATGGACCACCATGACAGCAAGAAGCCCATGCTGGTCCTGTTCACGGATGATGGGCGCCGAGGAgcatccttgcccatggctgACTTCCCAG ATGTGCAGCCTCAGGCTCCCGTGGTCCCCGCCGAGATGCCCGTGCCCAGGCTGAGTGGGCTGCGCAGCACACGCTCCCTGGAccggctgcagccctgccagaagcaTCCCCTGTCCGTGGACTTCGAGGAGATCGGCTGGTCCGGGTGGATCATCTCCCCCCGGGGGTACAATGCCTACCACTGCAAGGGCTCCTGCCCCTTCCCGCTGGGCGAGAACATGCGCCCCACCAACCACGCCACCGTGCAGTCCATCATCAACGCCCTCAAGCTGAGCGAGGGCGTCAGCAGCCCCTGCTGCGTGCCCGACAAGCTCTACTCCATCAACCTGCTCTACTTCGACGACGACGAGAACGTGGTGCTGAAGCAGTACGACGACATGGTGGCGGGGAGCTGCGGCTGCCACTGA